From the genome of Candidatus Krumholzibacteriia bacterium:
GCGAGGAGGGTCGGGTCGGGGGGCTGGGGATGGGCCTGGTCGACGGTGCCTTCGCCGACTACGTCGGGGTCCCGGTCGAAGCCCTGATCCCCGTGCCCGGCGTCCTCGACGACGAAGAAGCTGTCCTGTCGTACTCGGTCGCCGTGGGCCTCGAGGTCCTGGCGCAGGTGCAGGGCGCACCGCCCCAGCGGATCCTCGTGGTCGGCGACGGAAACATGGGACTCCTGCTGACGCTCATGCTGCACGCCGCCGGACACACTGTGAGCGTGATCGGGCGACACCCTTCGCGCCGCGAACTGCTGTGGCGCAGCGGAATCGGTTTCCACGCTCTCGGCGATTCGGGTGCGCTCGACCCCGACGAGTGGAGCAGGGTCGTCGGTGAGCCCTTCGGTGTGGTGGTGGAGTGCTCCGGTCGCTCGGGCGGTCTGGACCTCGCCGCTCGTGCGCTGCGACCCCGCGGACGGATCCTCATGGTGAGTGACCACGCCGGGCAGCCCGGCGCGGACCTGCGCTTCCTCGTCGGTCGCGAAGCCGAGTTGGTCGGCGTCGGAGGCGGCCCTCTGCAACCTGCGATCGAGTTCCTCTCGACCCGCGTCGTCGACGTGTTGCCCCTGATCGACGCGAAGTACCCCCTCGACGACGGGGTGTCCGCGGTCGAGCGGGCCGGGCAGCGAGGCACTCTGCGAACCATGCTCGTCCGCGTGCCGCGTGAGAGGAGGGTGTGATCGTGCGTGCGGTCGTCGTCGGAGAGACCGGTCCGCAGTGGGCGGAGCGCGAACGTCGATCGCTCGTTCCCGGTCAGGCGCGCGTGCGCGTGCGCACGAGTGCGATCACCGGCCTCGATCGCGACGTGATCGCCGGACGCGTCGGCTTCACCGGCACGCCGGGTCACACCTTCGTCGGCGAGGTCGTCGAGGCCGACGGGCCTTCCGCGCGCGACATCATCGGTCGTCGGGTGATCCCGCGTGGATCCTGGGGTTGTGGAATCTGCGACGCGTGCGCGGCCGGCCTCGAAGAGCGCTGCGCATCACCGCGGATTCCCGGTTTCGTCGGGGCCGACGGCGCGCACGCCGAAGAGATCGTGGTTCCCGTCCGCGCACTCGCACCGCTCGACGAGGTGATCACCGACGAGGCCGGTGTGCTGGTCCCTGTGCTCGCCGGCATCCTGCAGACGATCGTGCGCGCCGACCTGCCCCCCTGGACCAACGTCCTCGTCGTCGGGGACGGGGGCACGGGTCTGATGGCCTCCACGCTACTCGCGCAGTCCGGCTACACCGTCACACTCAACGGCAGACACGGCGACCGCTTCGACGTCGTTCGACGGCACCGCGTCAACTTCGTGCTCACGGCGGACGACGGCGAGAGTGCGTGGCGTCCCGGCCGGATCGGACCGACCCCCATGCGCTACCCCGTCGTGGTCGATGCCAGTGGCAGTGCCGAGGGATGGCAGGACTGCCTGGAGCTCGCCTCACCGGGCGCCACCGTGCTCGTGCTCTCGAGCATGTGCGACGGGATCCCGCGGCCGGTCGAGCGCGTGCAGGAGAAGAGCCTGCGTCTGATCGGCGTGCGCGAAGGTCCCGTGGAGCCAGCGATGGCGATTCTGGCGGCCGGCCTGTTCGATCCGACCGAAGTGGTCCGCCGTATCGATTCCTTCGATGACGTGCTGTCCGCCTACGACGCCGCGGACAAGCACACCAACTGGCTGACGATGCTCCGCATGGTCGGCTGAGGATCGCGGGAACCCGACCCGTGGGATCGGGGCCCGCGCCGGACCTCAGCGAGCCGCGATGCGGATCCCGCCGCTTCCCGTGTCGAGGTGCACACGCGCCGCGCCACCGCCGATCTCGAATTCGATCCGGTCGCGCTCCTTCGAACGCACCAGTGCCTCGGCGATGTCGAGGTCGACTCCGCCGCTCGAGGTCTCCGCCCAGACGTGTGCGGATGCCGTCGCCGGAAGGAGCAGGCGGATCGAACCGCTGCCGGTGTCGATCTCGAAGTCCCCGTCGCCCATGCGCGCGAGGTCCACCTGCACCGATCCGCTGCCCGTGTCGACGACGAGTTCGTCGGCCTCGAGCGCCGTGCACTCCACCGAACCGCTGCCGGTGTCGATGGTGACTTCGAAGAAGCTCGACCGATCCGTCTCGACGCTGCCGCTGCCCGTGTCGATCAACAGTCGTTCACCGCGGGCACCGAGCAGCGTGACGCCGCCGCTTCCGGTGTCGATTTCCACACTTCTGCCGTCGATGTCGCGGGCATCGACGTTCCCGCTCCCGGTGTCGACGTAGAGGTCGCCGCTCACGCCCGTCACCTCGACGTGGCCGCTGCCCGTGTCGACTTCGAGATCGCCCTCGACACCTCGGGCGAGGATCTCGCCGCTGCGGGTCGCCAGGTCCAGACGCGCGACGACCTCGGAGGCCCGCACCACACCGACGCCGTTGCGGACGGAGAGGCCGGCCTCACGCGGAACGCGGATCGTGACGTCGGCCCACATCTCGGTCCCGTCGCCGCGGCCGCGGACCTCGAGACGGTCGCCGCCGAACAGGCTCCAGCCGCCACCGCCGCCGTCACGGTCCATGCGGACGCGGCCGCGCCCGAGTTCGGGATAGACGAAGCGGTCCTCGTCGGGAAAGTGGACGGTGAGCCGGGCCCGACGCCCGTCGTCCGTTTCGAACTCGACCCGGTCGACCGCGGCGTCGGAGCCGCGAACCTCGACGAGCACCTCGAAGCCCGAACCGTCGTGGCCCTCGACCGTGACGGCACCGATGAGG
Proteins encoded in this window:
- a CDS encoding DUF4097 family beta strand repeat-containing protein — translated: MFTDHRSPVRPVLAVVLFLALTHGPVWAQEFEETFRFDAESLSVANLIGAVTVEGHDGSGFEVLVEVRGSDAAVDRVEFETDDGRRARLTVHFPDEDRFVYPELGRGRVRMDRDGGGGGWSLFGGDRLEVRGRGDGTEMWADVTIRVPREAGLSVRNGVGVVRASEVVARLDLATRSGEILARGVEGDLEVDTGSGHVEVTGVSGDLYVDTGSGNVDARDIDGRSVEIDTGSGGVTLLGARGERLLIDTGSGSVETDRSSFFEVTIDTGSGSVECTALEADELVVDTGSGSVQVDLARMGDGDFEIDTGSGSIRLLLPATASAHVWAETSSGGVDLDIAEALVRSKERDRIEFEIGGGAARVHLDTGSGGIRIAAR
- a CDS encoding alcohol dehydrogenase catalytic domain-containing protein, which produces MTETTLETPRVRPSMHALVLDGRLRLGQLPRPAPAVNGVVVRVDACAVSRVDLDLVAGRRAVQVRPAVLGHEFVGTVEEVGERVDPAWRGRRVVARPVLGCRRCASCRDRRTWQCEEGRVGGLGMGLVDGAFADYVGVPVEALIPVPGVLDDEEAVLSYSVAVGLEVLAQVQGAPPQRILVVGDGNMGLLLTLMLHAAGHTVSVIGRHPSRRELLWRSGIGFHALGDSGALDPDEWSRVVGEPFGVVVECSGRSGGLDLAARALRPRGRILMVSDHAGQPGADLRFLVGREAELVGVGGGPLQPAIEFLSTRVVDVLPLIDAKYPLDDGVSAVERAGQRGTLRTMLVRVPRERRV
- a CDS encoding alcohol dehydrogenase catalytic domain-containing protein, translated to MRAVVVGETGPQWAERERRSLVPGQARVRVRTSAITGLDRDVIAGRVGFTGTPGHTFVGEVVEADGPSARDIIGRRVIPRGSWGCGICDACAAGLEERCASPRIPGFVGADGAHAEEIVVPVRALAPLDEVITDEAGVLVPVLAGILQTIVRADLPPWTNVLVVGDGGTGLMASTLLAQSGYTVTLNGRHGDRFDVVRRHRVNFVLTADDGESAWRPGRIGPTPMRYPVVVDASGSAEGWQDCLELASPGATVLVLSSMCDGIPRPVERVQEKSLRLIGVREGPVEPAMAILAAGLFDPTEVVRRIDSFDDVLSAYDAADKHTNWLTMLRMVG